GGTGCTCGACGGTCTCCATCGCCAGATACGGGTTGATCGCGGAGGCGCCGTAGCCGATGAGGGTCGCGACGTGGTGCACTTCGCGGACGTCTCCGGCCTCGACGATCAGACCCACCTTCATGCGGTTCTCGCGGCGGATCAGATGGTGATGCACGGCCGAGAGCATGAGGAGCGACGGGATCGGCGTGAGGTCCTTGTTCGAGTCGCGGTCCGACAGGATGATGAACTCCGCGCCGCGCTCGATGGCCTCATCGACCTCGGCGCACATCTCGGTCAGGCGCTCCGCGAGCGTGTGGGGGCCGGCGTCGAAGTGGTAGAGGCCCTTGATCGTGACGCTGAACCGTCCGGGCAGCGCCTTGTCGATGTGCCGGATCTTCGCCAGTTCATCGTTGTCGATGACCGGGAAGTCGAGCGACACCGTGCGCGTGTGCTCCGGGCCCCAGCTCAGCAGGTTCCGCTCGGGGCCGAGACCCAGCTTGAGGCTCGTCACGACCTCCTCGCGGATCGAATCCAGTGGAGGATTCGTCACCTGCGCGAACTGCTGTGTGAAGTAGTCGAACAGCAGGCGCGGCCGCTTGCTCAGCACGGCGATCGGGGTGTCCGAGCCCATGGCGCCGAGCGGCTCCACGCCGTTCTGACCCATGGGCGTGAGAAGGAGCCGCACCTCTTCTTCGGTGTACCCGAAGGTCCGCTGACGACGGGTGATCGACGCGGGCGGATGCACGATGTGCTCGCGCTCCGGAAGGTCTGCGAGCCGGACCGATCCTGCGTCGAGCCACTCCTGCCAGGGGTGCAGGTGAGCAAGCTCGTTCTTGATCTCCTCGTCTTCGATGATGCGCCGCTGTGCGGTGTCGACGAGGAACATCTTCCCGGGCTGGAGTCGGCCGCGACGCTTGATGCGCTCGGGCTCGAAGGTGAGCACACCCGTCTCCGAGCCGATCACGATCAGCCCGTCGGTGGTCTCGGTCCAACGGCCGGGGCGGAGTCCGTTGCGGTCGAGCGTGGCTCCGACGAGTGTGCCGTCGGTGAAGATCAGTGCGGCCGGACCGTCCCACGGCTCCATCTGGTTGGCGTGGTACTCGTAGAACGCGCGCAGCTCGGGTGAGATGTCCGACTGCTTCTCGTACGCTTCGGGGACCATCATCATGATGGCGTGCGGAAGGCTGCGTCCGGTGAGGGTGAGGAGCTCGAGCACCTCGTCGAAGGATGCCGAGTCGCTGGCGCCTTCCGTGCAGATCGGCAGCAGCGGCGCCATGTCGCCGAGCAGCTCCGACTCGAGCTGCGACTGGCGGGCGCGCATCCAGTTGCGGTTGCCGCCCACCGTGTTGATCTCGCCGTTGTGGGCGAGCATGCGCAACGGCTGCGCGAGCGGCCACGACGGGAACGTGTTGGTCGAGTAACGGGAGTGCACGACGGCCAGCTCGGAGGCGAACCGCTCGTCCTGCAGGTCGGGGTAGAACGGCTCGAGCTGCAGCGTCGTCACCATGCCCTTGTAGCCGAGCGTGCGGCTGGAGAGTGTGACGAAGTAGGCGCCGAGCTCGTGTCCCGCGCGCTTGCGCAGGCGGTACGCGACACGATCGAGGGCGATGCCGGTCAGGGGTGCATCGGCGTGCGTGGTTCCGCCGGCGCTCACGAACAGCTGCTCGAAAGCGGGACGGGCCTCGTCGGCGAGCTTGCCGAGGTTCTCGTTCGCGGTCGGCACCTCGCGCCATCCGAGGACGCGCAGGCCCTCTTCGCGCGCGATCTTTTCGATGCCCGCCTTCTGCTGGCGTCGTTCTCCGGAGTCGCGCGGGAGGAAGGCGAGTCCGGCGGCGTACTCCCCCAGCGGCGGGAGGTCGAAGTCGCAGACGGCGCGGAGGAAGGCGTCCGGCATCTGCGTGAGGATGCCCGCTCCGTCTCCGGTGCCGGCGTCGGAGCCGATCGCTCCCCGGTGCTCCAGATTTCTCAGCGCCTCGAGCGCGAGGGCGATGATGTCGTGTCCGGCTTCACCGCGCAGGGTCGCGACCATGGCGAGGCCGCATGCGTCCTTCTCGAACGCGGGGTTGTACATTCCCTGCTTCGGGGGGTAGGCGCCGGACGCGCCGTACGGAGGCTGAAAATACACCTGTACCGTCCTCAGATCTTCGGATGACCCGGGGACGTCATTGGCCGGGCTATTGCAGTGGGGTCCTCACGGTGGCGGAGGCGATCGGGAGCCTCACGCGTCCGTGGGAGCGGTGCTTGTGGCGCTGGCTCCTGCGGGGATCTCATCGGACGGAGGCTCGCTCACGTCCACGAAATCGGAGGTATTGTCCTGCGATTCTACATCAGCGTCTGCGACGTTCCGGCCGCGACCGGGCCGATACGGCGACGGCTCGATCCCGAGGTGACGACGATGCTGCACGATGAGGATGACGACACCGACGACGACGCCGATGATCGCCGCCCAGACGTTGCTGCGGAGGCCGAGGATGATCTCACTCGGATCGATGCGGATCGACTCCCACACGATGCGGCCGGCGCTGTACCAGATCAGGTAGACCGCGAAGAGGCGGCCCCACTGGAAGTACACCTTGCGACCGAGCCACAGCAGCACGAGAACGCCGATCCCGTTCCAGATCACCTCATAGAGGAATGTGGGGTGGAACAGCGTCCCTTCAGGGAGGCCGGGCGGGAACGCCGAGTTGGTGGACTCGATCTCGAGCCCCCACGGCAGATCGGTCGGCAGTCCGAAGAGCTCGTGGTTGAACCAGTTGCCGAAGCGCCCCATCGCCTGCGCGAGCAGGAGGCCGGGGGCCAGGGCGTCGGCGAACGTCCAGAAGCGGATGCCGGTCCAGCGGCATCCGAGGTAGGCGCCGACGGCGCCGCCGATGAGCGCGCCGAAGATCGCGATGCCGCCTTCCCAGATCGCCCACACGGAGCCGGGCTGGAAGGGGTTCCACGTGTTCTTGTCCGGCCCGAAGTAGAAGTTCGGGTGCGTCAGCACGTGGAAGATGCGTGCGCCGATGATGGCCAGCGGCACCGCGAGGATCGCGATGTCGATCACGACCCAGCGCTCCGCTCCGCGCTTCGTCAGGCGGTGGTTCGTCATGAGCACGGCGACGATGATGCCGGCGATGATGCAGAGCGCGTAGAAGTGGATCCGGAACGCCCCGAGGTCGATATAGGAGACGGGAGGGCTCGGGATGCTGGCGAGCACGCCGGTGACGGTGCTGTGAAGCGCGAGGGACATGAGTGCGATTCTAGTTCTCGTGTACGGGGCTCGCCGACGACGTGCCGGCGGCCAGGGTTCGGGTGACGTCTGCGAGGGCCTCCAGCCCTCCGTCGCGGAGGGCGCGCACCAGGGCGGTGCCGACGATCGCGCCGTCGGCGTACTCGGACACGCCGGCGATCTGCTCGGCGGTGGAGATGCCGATGCCGACGCACGCGCGGGCCGCTCCGTGCTCACGCAGGCGTCCGACCAGCGTGCGCGCGGCGCGGTCGAGCTCCGCGCGCTCCCCCGTGATGCCCATGGTCGAGACCGTGTAGACGAAGCCGGTGGATGCCGAAACCACGAGGTCTAGTCGCTCATCGGTCGACGTGGGCGCTGCGAGGAAGATGCGGTCGAGGCCGGTGCGTTCGCTGGCTGCGATCCACTCCCCCGCGACATCCGGCGTGATGTCCGGCGTGATGAGGCCGGCGCCACCCGCCGCGAGGAGATCGTCGGCGTAGCGGTCGACGCCGTACTGGAAGACCGGGTTCCAGTACGTCATGACGAGCACGGGGACGTCCACGGCCTGTGTGATGGCTCGCACCGCGGTGAAGAGGTCCTTCATGCGGAAGCCGCGCGCGAGCGCTGCCGTGGTCGCCTCCTGGATGACGGCGCCGTCCATGACCGGGTCGCTGTACGGCGGACCCAGCTCGATGATGTCGACGCCGTTGTTCGCGAGAGTGATGGCGGCCTGGATGCTCGTCTCCAGATCGGGGAACCCGACGGGCAGGTACCCCACGAAAGCGGTCCGTCCGGCGGCGTGGGCGGCGGCGATCGCCTCTTCGACGCGGCTCATGCGCGCGCCTCCTCGTCGTACAGGTGGAAGTACCGCGCGGCGGTGTCCATGTCCTTGTCGCCGCGTCCGGACAGGCACACGGCGAGCACGGCATCCGGCCCCAGCTCGCGACCGATCCGGATCGCGCCGGCGAGGGCGTGCGCCGACTCGACGGCCGGGATGATGCCCTCGGTGCGGCTGAGCAGGCGCAGCGCCTGCATGGCCTCGTCATCGGTGGCGGGGATGTACTCGGCGCGGCCGATGTCGGCGAGCCACGAGTGCTCCGGGCCCACTCCGGGGTAATCGAGGCCTGCGGAGATCGAGTGCGACTCGATCGTCTGGCCGTCCTCGTCCTGCAGGACGTACGTCTTCGCTCCGTGCAGGATGCCGGGACGCCCCCGTTCGATCGACGCGGCATGCCTGTCGGTGTCCACGCCGTCGCCGGCCGCCTCGACGCCGTAGAGCTTGACGCCCTCGTCGTCGAGGAAGGCGTCGAACATGCCGATGGCGTTCGACCCGCCGCCGACGCAGGCGACCACGGCATCGGGAAGGCGACCCACCTCGTCGAGCAGCTGCTGACGCGCCTCTTCGCCGATGATCTTCTGGAAGTCGCGCACCATGGCGGGGAACGGGTGCGGCCCCGCGGCCGTGCCGAAGATGTAGTTCGTCGTCTCGACCGAGGCGACCCAGTCGCGGTAGGCGTCGTTGATCGCGTCCTTGAGCGTGCGCGAGCCGGAGGTCACGGCGACGACCTCCGCGCCGAGCAGGCGCATGCGAGCGACGTTGAGGGCCTGACGCTCCGTGTCGACCTCGCCCATGTAGATGGTGCAGTCGAGCCCGAACAGCGCTGCCGCGGTGGCCGTGGCAACGCCGTGCTGGCCCGCACCCGTCTCGGCGATGACGCGCGTCTTTCCCAGGCGCTTGGTCAGCAGAGCCTGGCCGAGCACATTGTTGATCTTGTGTGATCCGGTGTGGTTGAGGTCCTCGCGCTTGAGGAACACGCGTGCGCCACCGGCGTGCTCGGCGAACCGCGGCACCTCCGTGAGGGGCGACGGGCGACCGGCGTAGGAGCTCAGCAGGCGGCTGAGCTCCTGGCGGAACGCGGGGTCGGCGATCGCCTCGGTGTACGCGACCGTGAGCTCGTCGATGGCCGCGATGAGGGACTCCGGCATGTAGCGGCCGCCGTAGTCGCCGAACAGCGGACCGTGCTGGTCTCGCAGACTCACTCAGACCTCCAGGAAACTCGTGAGCGTCGCGACGGGGTCGCCCGTCACGAGCGCCTCGCCGATGAGCACGACGTCGGCGCCGGCCGACCGGTAGCGCGCCACGTCGGCGGGTGTCAGCACGGCCGACTCCGCGATCTTCACCGCAGTGCTGGGAATGCGGTCGACGAGGCGGCCGAACAGATCGCGGTCGAGTTCCAGCGTGGTGAGGTCGCGTGCGTTGACGCCGATGAGGGAGGCGCCGAGGTCGATCGCGACGTCGAGCTCCTCCGCCGAGTGCGTCTCGACCAGGGGGGTCATGCCGAGCTCCAGGATGAACGCGTACAGGTCCCGCAGCACGTCGGGCTCGAGGCCGGCGACGATGAGGAGCACGAGGTCCGCGCCTGCGGCCCGCGCCTCGAGGACTTGATAGCGGGTGGCGATGAAGTCCTTGCGCAACACCGGCAGTGAGACGCGCGCGGTGACCGCTTCGAGATCGGCGAGGCTGCCCCCGAACCGGCGCTCCTCGGTGAGGACGCTGATCGCGGACGCACCCCCGGTCTCGTACAGCGACGCCTGCAGCGCGGGATCGGGGATCTCGGCGAGAGCTCCGCGTGACGGGCTGGCGCGCTTGACCTCGGCGATGATCTTGACCCGCTCGGCCGGTGCGAGGAACGACAGCGCATCTTTCGCGGCCGGACGCGCCAGGGCGTCGCGCTCCACGACCGCGAGCGGCCGGGAGAGCGCGCGGCGCTCAGCGTCTGCGACTGCGCCGGCCGTCAGGTCGGCGAGCACCACTAGTGGCCCTTCGGCTGGTACTTGGGGCCCTTCACGCCGTAACCGGCCTTCGCAAGGATCCAGCCCACCAGAGCGCCGACCGGGATCAGGACGACGGAGGCCCACACGAGCGCGGGCATCTCGAGGCAGTAGAACACCGTGCCGAGGGTGAAGCCGAGGAGCATGATGATCACGGCCGTCCAGGCTGCAGGCGAGTGTCCGTGGCCGGGGTCAGCGATCGAGTTGGTCATGTTCTCCTCCGGGGACGGCGTGATGGACGTCCCCAGTCTATCGGGGTCAGCGAGTCGGATCGGTTCCGCGTGACAGGTCGTCCCAGGAATCGACGGGATCGACGGGACCGGAGCGCCGCGGCGCCGGCCCGGCGTCGGTGCGGTAGCGGCGCCCGCCGCGCTTCCAGCCGCGCCAGGTCAGAACGGTGACGATGGACGCTCCGAGCAGGACGACCCACCCTGCCAGCGCGATCGCCGGCCACGCCGAGGGCACGATCGCGGCGACGACGTCGTGCAGAGCCGTGTCTCCGGCGAGCCCTGTCGTCTCGGTCACGGTGGGCGCGACGGTTCCGAGTGGCGCGGCGATCAGCACCTGGAGCGTCGTCCATCCGAGGAAGAGCGCCGCCGCGGCGGCGAGGACCCCGAACACGAGACGGAGCACCGGTCCGACGATGGCGAGGGCCGCGCCGAGCGCGAGCACGGCGAGACTCAGCGGCGCGAGCAGCGGCAGGGCCGATGCACCAGGCACGAGGATCTCCGCGCCGGCGTCGGCGCGCTGCACGGTGAGCCACGTCTGCGTCGACGAGATGATGCCGGCGGCTCCCCCGAGGAGGAACCCGGACACCGCGATCGACCGTCCGCGCTGGGCGAGGCTCATGTGGATGCGCCTCCGTCGACGGCGCCGAGATCGGTGGTGTCGAAGCAGGTCCTCGTGCCGGTGTGGCAGGCGGGACCGGTCTGATCCACCCGCAGCAGGATCGCATCGCCGTCGCAGTCGAGCCGCGCCTCGCGCACCACCTGGATGTGGCCCGAGGTGTCGCCCTTCCGCCAGTACTCCTGGCGTGAGCGAGACCAGTAGACGGCCCTGCCGGTGGTCAGGGTGCGGCGCAGCGCCTCGGCATCCATCCACGCCAGCATGAGCACCTCGCGCGTGTCCCACTGCTGCACGATGACCGGTGCCAGCCCGTCGGAGTTGAACGCGACCAGGGAGATGCGATCCTCCACGTCGCTCATCTGACCAGCACCCCTTCCGCACGCAGCGCGTCCTTGACGTCGCCCACGGTGAGCGCGCCCGTGTGGAACACGCTGGCGGCGAGCACGGCATCCGCACCTGCCGCGATGGCTGGCGCGAAGTGCTCCACGGCACCCGCTCCGCCGGACGCGATCACCGGCACGGCCGCGACCTCGCGCATCAGCCGGACGAGCTCGAGAT
This Microbacterium sp. XT11 DNA region includes the following protein-coding sequences:
- the lgt gene encoding prolipoprotein diacylglyceryl transferase, yielding MSLALHSTVTGVLASIPSPPVSYIDLGAFRIHFYALCIIAGIIVAVLMTNHRLTKRGAERWVVIDIAILAVPLAIIGARIFHVLTHPNFYFGPDKNTWNPFQPGSVWAIWEGGIAIFGALIGGAVGAYLGCRWTGIRFWTFADALAPGLLLAQAMGRFGNWFNHELFGLPTDLPWGLEIESTNSAFPPGLPEGTLFHPTFLYEVIWNGIGVLVLLWLGRKVYFQWGRLFAVYLIWYSAGRIVWESIRIDPSEIILGLRSNVWAAIIGVVVGVVILIVQHRRHLGIEPSPYRPGRGRNVADADVESQDNTSDFVDVSEPPSDEIPAGASATSTAPTDA
- the trpA gene encoding tryptophan synthase subunit alpha gives rise to the protein MSRVEEAIAAAHAAGRTAFVGYLPVGFPDLETSIQAAITLANNGVDIIELGPPYSDPVMDGAVIQEATTAALARGFRMKDLFTAVRAITQAVDVPVLVMTYWNPVFQYGVDRYADDLLAAGGAGLITPDITPDVAGEWIAASERTGLDRIFLAAPTSTDERLDLVVSASTGFVYTVSTMGITGERAELDRAARTLVGRLREHGAARACVGIGISTAEQIAGVSEYADGAIVGTALVRALRDGGLEALADVTRTLAAGTSSASPVHEN
- the trpB gene encoding tryptophan synthase subunit beta — its product is MSLRDQHGPLFGDYGGRYMPESLIAAIDELTVAYTEAIADPAFRQELSRLLSSYAGRPSPLTEVPRFAEHAGGARVFLKREDLNHTGSHKINNVLGQALLTKRLGKTRVIAETGAGQHGVATATAAALFGLDCTIYMGEVDTERQALNVARMRLLGAEVVAVTSGSRTLKDAINDAYRDWVASVETTNYIFGTAAGPHPFPAMVRDFQKIIGEEARQQLLDEVGRLPDAVVACVGGGSNAIGMFDAFLDDEGVKLYGVEAAGDGVDTDRHAASIERGRPGILHGAKTYVLQDEDGQTIESHSISAGLDYPGVGPEHSWLADIGRAEYIPATDDEAMQALRLLSRTEGIIPAVESAHALAGAIRIGRELGPDAVLAVCLSGRGDKDMDTAARYFHLYDEEARA
- the trpC gene encoding indole-3-glycerol phosphate synthase TrpC; translation: MLADLTAGAVADAERRALSRPLAVVERDALARPAAKDALSFLAPAERVKIIAEVKRASPSRGALAEIPDPALQASLYETGGASAISVLTEERRFGGSLADLEAVTARVSLPVLRKDFIATRYQVLEARAAGADLVLLIVAGLEPDVLRDLYAFILELGMTPLVETHSAEELDVAIDLGASLIGVNARDLTTLELDRDLFGRLVDRIPSTAVKIAESAVLTPADVARYRSAGADVVLIGEALVTGDPVATLTSFLEV
- a CDS encoding DUF6704 family protein, producing MTNSIADPGHGHSPAAWTAVIIMLLGFTLGTVFYCLEMPALVWASVVLIPVGALVGWILAKAGYGVKGPKYQPKGH
- a CDS encoding Trp biosynthesis-associated membrane protein → MSLAQRGRSIAVSGFLLGGAAGIISSTQTWLTVQRADAGAEILVPGASALPLLAPLSLAVLALGAALAIVGPVLRLVFGVLAAAAALFLGWTTLQVLIAAPLGTVAPTVTETTGLAGDTALHDVVAAIVPSAWPAIALAGWVVLLGASIVTVLTWRGWKRGGRRYRTDAGPAPRRSGPVDPVDSWDDLSRGTDPTR
- the hisI gene encoding phosphoribosyl-AMP cyclohydrolase — encoded protein: MSDVEDRISLVAFNSDGLAPVIVQQWDTREVLMLAWMDAEALRRTLTTGRAVYWSRSRQEYWRKGDTSGHIQVVREARLDCDGDAILLRVDQTGPACHTGTRTCFDTTDLGAVDGGAST